In one window of Escherichia coli DSM 30083 = JCM 1649 = ATCC 11775 DNA:
- the ygbI gene encoding DNA-binding transcriptional repressor YgbI: MIPVERRQIILEMVAEKGIVSIAELTDRMNVSHMTIRRDLQKLEQQGAVVLVSGGVQSPGRVAHEPSHQVKTALAMTQKAAIGKLAASLVQPGRCIYLDAGTTTLAIAQHLIHMEPLTVVTNDFVIADYLLDNSNCTIIHTGGAVCRENRSCVGEAAATMLRSLMIDQAFISASSWSVRGISTPAEDKVTVKRAIASASRQRVLVCDATKYGQVATWLALPLSEFDQIITDDGLPESASRALAKLDLSLLVAKNE; the protein is encoded by the coding sequence TTGATACCCGTAGAGCGTCGCCAAATCATCCTTGAGATGGTAGCTGAAAAAGGCATTGTCAGTATTGCTGAACTAACGGACAGAATGAATGTGTCACATATGACCATTCGTCGGGATTTACAAAAACTGGAGCAGCAGGGAGCCGTTGTGCTGGTGTCCGGAGGCGTCCAGTCTCCGGGACGCGTGGCGCATGAACCTTCTCATCAGGTAAAAACTGCGCTGGCAATGACGCAAAAAGCGGCTATTGGCAAGCTGGCGGCAAGTCTTGTTCAGCCGGGACGTTGTATCTATCTGGATGCAGGAACGACCACGTTAGCGATTGCACAGCATCTGATTCACATGGAGCCACTCACAGTGGTTACTAACGACTTCGTTATTGCGGACTACTTGCTCGACAACAGTAATTGCACAATTATTCACACTGGCGGCGCAGTGTGTCGGGAAAACCGTTCCTGTGTTGGGGAAGCCGCTGCGACCATGCTGCGTAGCCTGATGATTGATCAGGCTTTTATTTCTGCATCGTCATGGAGTGTGCGGGGGATCTCTACGCCAGCAGAAGATAAAGTCACGGTGAAAAGGGCGATTGCCAGTGCCAGCCGCCAGCGAGTTTTGGTCTGTGATGCGACGAAATATGGACAGGTGGCGACATGGCTGGCGTTACCATTAAGCGAGTTTGATCAGATCATTACTGACGACGGTCTGCCGGAGAGTGCCAGCCGCGCGCTGGCGAAGCTGGATCTCTCTTTGCTGGTAGCGAAAAATGAATAA